CGGGCCCTCGACCTGGCGGCCGCGGCCGTGGTCCTTGGGCTCCTTGCGCACGACGAACGCGTCGTACCCGCGACCGACCGCGGCGCCCTGGTGCAGGATCGCGGCGGCGATGGGATCCGCGCCCATCGTCAGCCCGCCGACCGCGGCGACGTCGGGGACGTCCGCGATGAGGTCGAGCATGACCTGCCCGATGAGCGGCGCGACGCGGTGGTCGAGGCTCACGCGGCGGAGGTCGACGTAGTAGCTGGCCTTCTTGCCGCTCGTCAGCGTGAAGTCGCCGTGGAAGACGGCGTCCCGCTTGATGTGGTCGATGAGCTGCTGGCGCGCGTCGGAGG
The genomic region above belongs to Clavibacter phaseoli and contains:
- the pyrE gene encoding orotate phosphoribosyltransferase, which encodes MTTSDARQQLIDHIKRDAVFHGDFTLTSGKKASYYVDLRRVSLDHRVAPLIGQVMLDLIADVPDVAAVGGLTMGADPIAAAILHQGAAVGRGYDAFVVRKEPKDHGRGRQVEGPDLQGKRVIVVEDTSTTGGSPLKAIEALEKVGAEIAAVAVVVDRSTDAREVIEAAGHRYLYAIGLEDLGLA